In one Moritella sp. 5 genomic region, the following are encoded:
- a CDS encoding flagellar basal body P-ring protein FlgI, with the protein MKLSTRIKRQHFLFGMSIVLLSFFVVTINTAHAARIKDISSVQGVRDNQLIGYGLVVGLPGTGEKSNAFSAQSFKTMLNNFGITMPEGAKVKIKNVAAVAVSAVLPAFTKPGQTIDVTVAAIGEAKSLRGGLLLQTFLKGADGQVYALAQGSLVVGGLGVEGKDGSKVIINTPTVGRISSGAIVEKEVANPFGDGDFLTFNLHRGDFSNAKRLADSINNLVGPNTAYPMDATSVRVLAPRDISQRVAYLATLENLELKMADESAKIIVNSRTGTIVIGQNVRLKPAAITHGGLTVTINETQEVSQPNAFANGETVVTNKSTINVTQEDARMFKLDAGATLDDLIRAVNQVGIAPGDLMSILEALKDAGALDGQLIII; encoded by the coding sequence ATGAAACTATCAACTCGGATTAAACGACAACATTTCTTATTCGGCATGAGCATTGTCTTGTTAAGCTTTTTTGTTGTTACGATCAATACTGCACATGCAGCGCGAATTAAAGATATAAGTTCTGTGCAAGGGGTTCGTGATAACCAATTAATCGGTTATGGTTTAGTGGTCGGTTTACCAGGTACAGGTGAAAAAAGTAATGCGTTTTCAGCGCAAAGTTTTAAAACTATGTTGAATAATTTTGGTATCACCATGCCTGAAGGCGCGAAAGTTAAAATTAAAAATGTCGCGGCCGTTGCGGTGAGCGCGGTATTACCCGCATTCACGAAACCTGGTCAAACGATTGATGTAACAGTTGCTGCTATCGGTGAAGCGAAAAGTTTACGCGGTGGTTTATTATTGCAGACCTTCCTGAAAGGTGCTGATGGACAAGTGTACGCGTTAGCGCAAGGTAGTCTTGTTGTAGGTGGTCTTGGCGTCGAGGGGAAAGATGGTTCAAAGGTGATAATTAATACGCCTACCGTCGGGCGTATCAGCAGTGGTGCTATTGTTGAAAAGGAAGTCGCGAATCCATTTGGCGATGGTGATTTTCTCACATTTAATTTACACCGTGGCGATTTTTCTAACGCGAAACGTCTTGCTGACTCAATTAATAATCTTGTCGGTCCTAATACTGCTTATCCAATGGACGCGACGTCAGTACGCGTACTTGCTCCTCGTGATATTTCCCAACGTGTTGCTTATTTAGCGACATTAGAAAATCTTGAATTAAAAATGGCAGATGAATCAGCAAAAATTATTGTTAATTCACGTACTGGTACCATTGTTATTGGTCAAAATGTCAGGCTAAAACCAGCTGCAATTACTCATGGTGGATTAACGGTGACCATTAATGAAACCCAAGAAGTCTCACAACCTAATGCTTTCGCTAATGGTGAAACTGTAGTTACTAATAAATCGACGATTAATGTGACTCAAGAAGATGCACGTATGTTTAAACTTGATGCGGGTGCGACACTCGATGATTTGATCCGCGCGGTCAATCAGGTTGGTATCGCGCCGGGTGATTTAATGTCAATTTTAGAAGCGCTTAAAGATGCGGGTGCATTAGATGGGCAGCTAATTATCATTTAA
- the flgJ gene encoding flagellar assembly peptidoglycan hydrolase FlgJ, whose translation MDNSFKTNVSSNVLDTHNLDSLRKSALNNDETALKEVAKQFESLFTNMLMKSMRDANTAFETESPMNNNYTQFYRDMQDKQMAADMSQSGSMGLADVIVKQLSNNGGNYMPASSLQGDSNPLQNLQATKAVDTGLIEDKDAATVPTIDKEGSLIVDGKQANTTLPTAEKPSQVQFNSPEEFVVALAPFADSVAKRLNVSPDVLLAQAALETGWGKKVSTDNKGDSSHNLFNIKADKRWEGPTANVDTLEFTDGVAKREKHQFRSYQNFQSSFNDFADFLQSGDRYSEALRNSADSAQFLNGLQNAGYATDPNYAAKIQNVMKHDAFK comes from the coding sequence ATGGATAATTCATTTAAAACAAATGTAAGCAGTAACGTCTTAGATACACATAATCTGGATTCTTTGCGTAAAAGTGCGCTGAATAATGATGAAACTGCATTGAAAGAAGTCGCAAAGCAGTTTGAGTCTTTGTTTACCAATATGCTGATGAAAAGCATGCGTGACGCGAATACTGCATTTGAAACCGAAAGTCCAATGAATAACAACTACACCCAGTTTTATCGTGATATGCAAGATAAACAAATGGCAGCGGATATGAGCCAATCAGGCAGTATGGGTTTAGCGGATGTTATCGTTAAGCAGTTGTCGAATAATGGCGGCAATTATATGCCAGCTTCGTCATTGCAAGGGGATAGTAACCCATTGCAAAACTTACAAGCCACTAAGGCTGTAGATACAGGGTTAATAGAAGATAAAGACGCTGCTACAGTCCCGACGATTGACAAAGAGGGGAGTCTTATTGTTGATGGGAAGCAAGCGAATACCACATTACCCACGGCAGAAAAACCTAGCCAGGTACAATTCAACAGCCCTGAAGAGTTCGTTGTTGCATTAGCGCCTTTTGCGGACTCGGTGGCTAAACGCTTAAATGTCTCTCCGGATGTATTACTTGCTCAAGCAGCGTTAGAAACGGGCTGGGGTAAGAAGGTATCGACTGATAATAAAGGTGATAGCTCACACAACTTATTCAATATTAAAGCAGATAAACGTTGGGAAGGTCCGACAGCAAATGTGGATACCCTAGAGTTTACCGACGGTGTGGCTAAACGTGAAAAACATCAATTTAGAAGTTACCAAAACTTTCAGTCGAGCTTTAATGATTTTGCTGATTTCTTGCAATCAGGCGATCGTTACAGTGAGGCATTACGTAATTCTGCAGACTCGGCACAGTTCTTGAATGGTTTACAGAATGCGGGTTATGCAACAGATCCTAACTATGCAGCGAAAATACAAAATGTCATGAAACATGATGCATTTAAATAG
- a CDS encoding flagellar basal body rod C-terminal domain-containing protein, translated as MANLLQIGTSGVLGHQQMLNTTGNNISNVNTDGYSRQRTQHNSQTDNMGLARSVTGREVNKFAQAELLIDSSAFSNKEKLLAEITRTDQVLSDESNNMSSGVSQLFESFHTANDDPTSISNRQLVIADAQTLAAGFRNVGEQLNNQARTVNSELIEKPALLNSLIKEVEGFNKQVMIAENTSRGASGTLLDQRDVTIEALAKELDISTIVNDNKSISINLLNGQPLVMQNSVSQFQAVGGDPDPSNMELVLKIDKNTMPLQDIELGGRIGALIEFRDKTINSSLREIGQLSLGIADAVNTQNRMGLDLNGEMGKEIYTIPSTQAKHYSGNSNPAHVITTQLIAGEGSSLTTSQYQVSMTSSMSFDVYEIKNGERSANPLAINGAYPGPVEVTDHGFEIDFSAATGGFQSGDKFLMSPTLFNLNDYDVTRSQPEDIALASILRAKTGPTNTTMSRISVTEISDSTLSFTNNDLNITAPQQISVNNSGDFDIYDGNGSYMATSSGALNGQDLFANAIPPLNPGVGYEIKMDGKPNPGEIFTLAYNRDAIADNSNGLKLAGLENDAKLRKNHKNNGENQMTFAEGISTMISTVGNKTRAARVDSAANEAKLVQSRNWIESVSGVNLDEEAANMVRYEQAYNASAQVVSISQKIFDTILNAAR; from the coding sequence ATGGCAAATTTATTACAAATAGGCACGTCTGGTGTTTTAGGTCACCAGCAAATGCTTAATACCACAGGTAATAACATTTCGAATGTTAATACGGATGGATATAGCCGTCAGCGCACCCAGCATAACTCACAAACAGATAACATGGGCCTTGCTCGTTCTGTTACTGGTCGTGAAGTTAATAAATTTGCGCAAGCTGAATTATTAATTGATAGCAGTGCTTTTAGTAATAAAGAAAAGTTGCTTGCTGAAATCACGCGTACAGACCAAGTCCTTTCTGATGAATCTAATAATATGAGCTCAGGTGTTTCGCAATTATTTGAATCTTTTCATACTGCCAATGATGATCCAACGTCGATTTCAAATCGTCAATTAGTGATTGCCGATGCGCAAACGTTGGCTGCCGGTTTCCGTAATGTTGGTGAGCAGTTAAATAATCAAGCAAGAACAGTAAACAGTGAACTTATAGAGAAACCAGCGTTACTTAACTCTTTGATTAAAGAAGTTGAAGGGTTTAATAAGCAGGTGATGATTGCGGAAAATACCTCACGAGGTGCTTCTGGCACGTTACTTGATCAGCGTGATGTTACGATCGAAGCGCTGGCAAAAGAACTCGACATATCAACGATTGTGAATGACAACAAAAGCATTTCAATTAATTTGCTGAACGGGCAACCGTTAGTGATGCAAAACAGTGTCAGTCAGTTCCAAGCGGTTGGTGGTGATCCCGATCCCAGCAATATGGAACTGGTCTTAAAAATTGATAAAAATACCATGCCGCTACAAGATATTGAGCTTGGTGGACGTATTGGCGCATTGATAGAATTCCGCGATAAAACCATTAATTCATCGTTACGAGAGATAGGCCAATTAAGCCTTGGTATTGCTGATGCAGTGAACACTCAAAACAGAATGGGCTTAGACTTGAATGGCGAAATGGGTAAAGAGATATACACAATTCCGTCAACACAAGCAAAACATTATTCAGGTAACTCTAATCCTGCGCATGTGATCACAACTCAACTAATCGCAGGCGAGGGGAGTTCGTTAACAACCAGTCAATATCAAGTATCGATGACCAGCTCGATGAGTTTCGATGTTTATGAAATTAAAAATGGTGAGCGCAGTGCGAATCCGCTGGCGATTAATGGTGCTTATCCAGGTCCAGTCGAAGTCACTGACCATGGTTTTGAAATTGATTTTTCTGCTGCAACGGGTGGTTTTCAAAGTGGAGATAAATTTTTAATGAGTCCGACGTTGTTTAATCTTAATGATTATGATGTCACCCGCTCGCAACCAGAAGATATTGCGTTAGCCTCGATCTTGCGAGCAAAGACAGGGCCGACTAATACGACAATGAGCCGAATTTCCGTTACGGAGATATCGGATTCAACTCTCTCTTTTACAAATAACGATTTAAATATCACGGCACCACAACAGATCTCGGTGAATAACAGCGGTGATTTTGATATTTATGATGGTAATGGCAGTTATATGGCCACCAGTTCTGGCGCATTGAATGGACAGGATTTATTTGCTAATGCTATTCCACCTTTAAATCCGGGCGTGGGCTATGAAATTAAAATGGATGGTAAACCAAATCCAGGTGAAATTTTTACATTAGCTTACAACCGTGACGCCATTGCAGATAACAGTAATGGTTTAAAACTAGCTGGCTTAGAAAATGACGCCAAATTACGTAAAAATCATAAAAACAATGGTGAAAACCAGATGACGTTTGCTGAGGGCATTTCAACCATGATCTCAACGGTTGGTAATAAAACCCGTGCCGCACGCGTTGATTCAGCTGCAAATGAAGCGAAATTAGTGCAAAGCCGTAATTGGATTGAAAGTGTGTCTGGAGTTAATCTTGATGAAGAGGCTGCAAATATGGTGCGTTATGAACAGGCTTACAATGCATCCGCACAAGTGGTGAGTATTTCCCAAAAAATATTCGATACCATTCTGAATGCAGCGAGGTAA
- the flgL gene encoding flagellar hook-associated protein FlgL, giving the protein MRLTNNQIFSRSMQDMSQTQKRLNTAHSQVTSQEKFRTSGDAPAEIAKSSYLNDEIKKNTQYQTNGLMLKSTLGLEETTLNNLHIAMERGRVLSVRALNGSVDSQDRYAISLEIDQVQKEVFSLVNSKNASGDFIFSGTASHLQAYVKDDQTGEYTYRGNEQDNDIQIATNVYIKGSDNGKRVFESAPARLTTNSSNLTGNIMTVTTEVVDQGEYDNFHGKNYDHSNPANNTFKLNVIAPLLPGNSDTFEILDSNNSVLQSGNFTSEKGIRFNGVNITAQGTSPGSADISLEPPNNVNILNTLESLKTALTDTSLSNTEFREQMADAQIGIENAKNSVMSTMSTLGGRNNTITRVTESNESFKVINQEAMAILTEADLAAAMTDLTKEQNILEMSYKSFNKINNLSLFNSVS; this is encoded by the coding sequence ATGCGATTAACCAATAACCAAATATTTTCTCGCTCGATGCAAGACATGTCGCAAACACAAAAGCGCTTGAATACGGCACATTCGCAAGTCACCTCTCAAGAAAAGTTTCGTACTTCGGGTGATGCACCAGCTGAAATAGCGAAATCGAGTTACCTGAATGATGAAATCAAAAAAAATACCCAATACCAAACTAATGGGTTGATGTTGAAAAGTACATTAGGCTTAGAAGAAACAACACTCAATAACTTACATATTGCGATGGAACGTGGACGGGTGCTTTCGGTTCGTGCGCTTAATGGTTCCGTTGATTCGCAAGATAGATATGCCATTTCGTTAGAAATAGACCAAGTACAAAAAGAAGTATTCAGTTTAGTAAATAGTAAAAATGCCAGTGGCGATTTTATTTTTTCTGGTACCGCGTCGCATTTACAAGCGTATGTCAAAGATGATCAAACGGGAGAATATACCTATCGTGGTAATGAACAAGACAATGATATTCAAATCGCGACCAATGTCTATATTAAGGGGAGCGATAATGGCAAGCGAGTGTTTGAATCTGCCCCAGCTCGGTTAACCACGAATAGCAGTAATCTTACCGGTAATATCATGACCGTGACGACTGAAGTCGTAGACCAAGGGGAATATGATAATTTCCACGGCAAGAATTATGATCATAGTAACCCAGCAAACAATACCTTTAAGCTTAATGTTATAGCGCCGTTACTTCCCGGTAATAGTGATACTTTTGAGATCTTAGATAGTAATAATAGTGTGCTTCAAAGTGGTAATTTCACTTCAGAAAAGGGAATTCGTTTTAATGGTGTCAACATTACGGCGCAAGGGACTTCACCGGGTAGTGCCGATATATCTTTAGAACCACCGAATAATGTCAATATTTTGAACACACTCGAGTCATTAAAAACGGCACTAACGGATACTTCATTATCAAATACCGAATTTCGAGAGCAGATGGCGGATGCACAAATTGGTATTGAAAATGCTAAAAATTCAGTGATGTCTACTATGTCTACGCTTGGTGGTCGTAATAACACGATTACACGTGTAACAGAGTCAAATGAATCGTTTAAGGTTATTAATCAGGAAGCGATGGCAATTCTTACCGAGGCAGATCTTGCCGCGGCAATGACTGACTTAACGAAAGAGCAAAATATTCTTGAGATGAGCTATAAGTCATTTAATAAAATCAATAACTTAAGTTTATTTAACTCCGTGTCATAG
- a CDS encoding flagellin, whose protein sequence is MAIYVNTNVASLNSQRNLTNSTNALQTSFERLSSGKRVNSAADDAAGLQIGSRLEAQVNGLNQGARNANDGISMAQTAEGALDETTNMLQRMRVLSIQSANGSNSTADREALNKEFGQLQNEIDRVAKDTTFGGETLLDASFNNDFQVGADANQVINVKITTNMNSLGLGVGTAASNVLTATAAQTAIESLDTAIASVTDIRGDLGAKQNRFSSTIRNLSNISENVSSSKSRIMDADFAAESAKLAQNQVSQQAASTMLSQANQQSQVAMSLLG, encoded by the coding sequence ATGGCTATATATGTAAACACTAACGTTGCGTCTTTAAACTCACAACGTAATTTAACTAATTCGACGAATGCACTACAAACATCGTTTGAACGTTTATCATCTGGTAAACGAGTTAATTCGGCTGCTGATGATGCTGCGGGCTTACAAATTGGTTCTCGTTTAGAAGCACAAGTAAACGGTTTGAACCAAGGTGCGCGAAATGCCAATGATGGTATCTCAATGGCACAAACTGCTGAAGGTGCGTTAGATGAAACAACCAATATGTTACAACGTATGCGTGTGCTTTCAATCCAATCTGCCAATGGCTCAAACAGTACTGCCGATCGCGAAGCGCTAAATAAAGAGTTTGGTCAGTTACAAAATGAAATTGATCGTGTAGCAAAAGATACAACGTTTGGTGGCGAGACGTTACTTGATGCATCATTTAATAATGACTTTCAAGTGGGTGCTGATGCTAACCAAGTCATTAATGTTAAGATTACCACAAACATGAACTCACTCGGTTTAGGCGTTGGTACTGCTGCGTCTAATGTACTTACTGCGACAGCTGCTCAAACGGCTATCGAAAGTTTGGACACGGCGATTGCGTCGGTAACAGATATACGAGGTGACCTGGGTGCGAAACAAAACCGTTTCTCATCAACAATTCGTAATTTATCAAATATCTCTGAGAATGTATCGTCATCTAAATCTCGTATTATGGATGCAGACTTTGCTGCTGAATCTGCGAAATTAGCGCAAAATCAAGTTTCTCAGCAAGCTGCAAGCACAATGCTAAGTCAAGCTAATCAACAATCTCAAGTTGCTATGTCGTTATTAGGCTAA
- a CDS encoding flagellin, giving the protein MALYVNTNVASLNSQRNLTNSTNALQTSFERLSSGKRINSAADDAAGLQIGSRLESQVNGLNQAARNANDGISLAQTAEGALDETTNMLQRMRVLSIQSANGSNSAADRVALDNEYGQLQEEINRVAADTTFGGMNLLNSTFNQDFQIGPDANQIITVKISTNMNALGLGVGTATSDILNPLNAQKAIDNLDTAIATVTDIRGDLGAKQNRFSSTIRNLTNISENVSASKSRIMDADFAAESAKLAQNQVSQQAASTMLSQANQQSQVAMSLLQG; this is encoded by the coding sequence GTGGCCTTATATGTAAATACAAATGTAGCATCTTTAAATTCACAACGTAATTTGACGAACTCTACAAATGCGTTACAAACATCATTTGAGCGCCTATCTTCTGGTAAGCGTATTAACTCCGCTGCAGATGATGCGGCAGGACTACAGATTGGTTCTCGCTTAGAGTCTCAAGTTAATGGCTTAAATCAAGCTGCACGTAATGCCAATGATGGCATATCTCTTGCGCAAACAGCGGAAGGTGCACTAGACGAAACCACCAATATGCTACAACGTATGCGAGTATTATCAATTCAGTCTGCGAATGGCTCAAATAGTGCCGCAGATCGTGTTGCACTGGATAATGAATATGGTCAGTTGCAAGAAGAAATTAATCGCGTGGCTGCGGATACAACGTTTGGTGGTATGAATTTATTAAATTCGACGTTTAATCAAGATTTCCAAATCGGTCCCGATGCGAATCAAATCATTACTGTAAAAATATCGACGAACATGAATGCGCTCGGCTTAGGTGTTGGTACTGCGACATCTGATATTTTAAACCCTTTAAATGCGCAAAAGGCTATTGATAATCTAGATACCGCAATTGCAACGGTGACGGACATCCGTGGTGATCTGGGTGCCAAGCAAAACCGTTTCTCATCAACGATCCGTAATTTAACTAATATTTCGGAAAATGTGTCTGCGTCTAAGTCACGTATTATGGATGCCGATTTTGCCGCTGAATCAGCAAAACTGGCTCAGAATCAAGTATCGCAACAAGCTGCAAGTACCATGCTGAGCCAAGCGAACCAGCAATCGCAAGTAGCCATGTCATTATTACAAGGTTAA
- a CDS encoding flagellin has translation MAVYVNTNVASLNSQRHLGNATNELQTSFQRLSSGKRINSAADDAAGLQIGSRLESQVNGLNQASRNANDGISMAQTAEGALDETTNMLQRMRVISIQSSNGSNSQADRNALQSEFNELQTEITRVSTDTTFGGEKLLDGNFNREIQVGADANQTITLKMTTSMDATALAVGSTTTNVSSAGGAQSAITALDAALETVTGTRADLGAKQNRFSSTIRNISNISENVSASKSRIVDTDFAAESAKLAQTQVQQQAASSMLSQANQTSQVALSLL, from the coding sequence ATGGCTGTTTATGTAAATACCAATGTAGCATCTTTAAATTCACAACGTCATTTAGGTAATGCTACCAACGAATTACAGACTTCTTTCCAACGTTTATCATCTGGTAAGCGTATCAATAGCGCTGCGGATGATGCTGCTGGTTTACAAATCGGTTCTCGTTTAGAGTCACAAGTCAATGGTTTAAACCAAGCATCTCGAAATGCAAATGACGGTATTTCAATGGCGCAAACCGCGGAAGGTGCGCTAGACGAAACAACGAACATGTTACAACGTATGCGTGTAATTTCAATTCAATCTTCGAATGGTTCAAACTCTCAAGCTGATCGTAATGCATTGCAATCAGAATTCAATGAATTACAAACTGAAATTACGCGTGTATCAACGGATACAACGTTTGGTGGTGAAAAGTTACTTGATGGTAATTTCAATCGTGAGATTCAAGTCGGTGCTGATGCGAACCAAACCATTACATTAAAAATGACAACAAGTATGGATGCGACAGCGTTGGCTGTGGGTAGTACTACAACGAATGTTTCATCTGCTGGTGGCGCACAATCAGCAATTACGGCTCTCGATGCAGCGCTTGAAACTGTAACGGGTACACGTGCTGATCTAGGTGCGAAACAAAACCGTTTTTCATCAACGATTCGTAACATCAGCAATATCTCTGAAAATGTATCAGCGTCTAAATCACGTATTGTTGATACTGATTTTGCTGCCGAGTCAGCTAAACTGGCACAAACTCAAGTACAGCAACAGGCGGCAAGTTCGATGTTAAGCCAAGCCAATCAAACCTCACAAGTAGCGCTATCACTGCTTTAA
- a CDS encoding flagellar protein FlaG, whose protein sequence is MSIDNNMDHKSIRFNPDPVVTKEPVITNPAVLISPIEQVLPIENSLSEPKIANDINLEQKLLEAKDTLQANFDVNNKKLNFSVHGDTGRMVVKIVDPESGETLKELPSEAVLKMVANIEQFQDNISASSGLLFDEMV, encoded by the coding sequence ATGTCCATTGATAATAATATGGATCATAAGAGCATTCGTTTTAATCCTGACCCTGTTGTGACAAAAGAACCTGTCATAACGAATCCTGCCGTTTTAATTTCACCAATCGAACAAGTTTTACCGATCGAAAATTCATTATCTGAACCAAAAATAGCGAATGATATAAATTTGGAACAAAAATTGCTTGAAGCAAAGGATACGCTACAAGCTAATTTTGATGTTAATAATAAGAAGCTAAACTTTAGTGTTCATGGTGATACTGGCCGTATGGTCGTTAAAATTGTTGATCCTGAAAGTGGTGAAACACTGAAAGAACTACCATCAGAAGCGGTTTTAAAGATGGTCGCTAACATTGAACAATTTCAAGACAATATATCAGCTAGTTCAGGTCTCTTATTCGATGAGATGGTTTGA
- the fliD gene encoding flagellar filament capping protein FliD has translation MAGITMAGSGSGLDLETIISTFVTAEKTPKETRLNKKETDLTTELSGIGTLKAGLADFKAITGQLGNLDSFYQSKTNINYQGRNVEQTTAGNGVDSAALPITIKTKGVVPKGAFDVEVKQLAQGARLESDFLPDRETKPGQGMLYFDAGKDTFQVNVNVTDTLQDIQKKINDAPDNYGISANVISSDLGAKIVYTSEKSGKENDLAVFTSDSSLSIISSSMGGHPATDAIITVDGNTITKDTNVFNHAVSGVTITANSLTKLNEPANFSTSTDHAAVQELIYGFVDGYNTLMESINVLTHPETGVLKYDSSARSIKQQLQSITGGVVNDANKKLNTLYGAGISLEEGGLLAVNPFGMHGSKSGTQRLNDAVNNSLDDLGKLFAGNNGIAAQVNRVLANNLGNRGMISQQENMLNDNLRGIGDDRDKLDRHITSFEDTLRKKYTALDNTVSRYNATGDYIRSVLG, from the coding sequence ATGGCCGGTATTACGATGGCAGGTTCAGGTTCAGGTTTAGATCTGGAAACGATCATTTCAACATTTGTAACTGCTGAAAAAACGCCAAAAGAAACACGCTTAAACAAGAAAGAAACCGACCTTACAACGGAATTATCTGGTATTGGCACTTTGAAAGCGGGCTTGGCCGACTTTAAGGCCATTACTGGCCAATTGGGTAATCTGGACTCTTTTTATCAAAGTAAAACTAATATTAATTATCAAGGCCGAAATGTCGAGCAAACCACTGCCGGTAACGGTGTAGATAGCGCTGCGTTGCCTATTACTATTAAAACGAAAGGTGTGGTACCAAAAGGTGCATTTGATGTTGAAGTGAAACAACTTGCACAGGGTGCGCGATTGGAGTCTGATTTTTTACCTGATCGAGAAACCAAACCTGGGCAGGGCATGCTGTACTTTGATGCAGGTAAAGATACTTTCCAAGTGAATGTTAATGTCACTGATACTTTACAAGATATTCAGAAAAAAATTAACGATGCGCCTGACAACTACGGTATTAGTGCCAATGTAATTAGCTCTGATCTGGGGGCTAAAATTGTCTATACCTCAGAAAAAAGCGGTAAAGAAAATGATTTAGCCGTTTTCACCTCAGATTCGAGCTTGAGTATTATTTCATCCAGTATGGGTGGCCACCCTGCTACCGATGCGATTATTACGGTGGATGGAAATACTATAACCAAAGATACTAATGTCTTTAATCATGCAGTATCAGGCGTCACTATTACTGCCAATAGTTTGACTAAACTGAACGAGCCTGCCAATTTTTCAACGTCGACAGACCACGCTGCGGTGCAAGAACTCATTTACGGCTTTGTAGATGGTTATAATACCTTGATGGAGAGTATCAATGTATTGACCCACCCTGAGACGGGTGTCTTGAAGTATGACTCAAGCGCACGAAGTATCAAACAGCAACTGCAGAGTATTACCGGCGGCGTGGTTAATGATGCCAATAAGAAACTAAACACCTTATACGGCGCAGGTATTTCGTTAGAAGAAGGTGGGTTGTTAGCGGTTAATCCGTTTGGTATGCATGGGTCTAAGTCTGGTACTCAACGCTTAAATGATGCAGTAAATAACTCATTAGATGATCTTGGCAAACTTTTTGCAGGGAATAATGGTATTGCGGCACAAGTGAATCGCGTGTTGGCAAACAATTTGGGAAATCGGGGGATGATTTCTCAGCAGGAAAATATGCTGAATGATAATTTACGTGGTATTGGGGATGATCGCGATAAATTGGATCGCCACATTACATCATTTGAAGATACATTACGGAAGAAATATACCGCTTTAGATAATACGGTGTCACGTTATAATGCCACCGGTGATTATATTCGTAGTGTATTAGGTTAA
- the fliS gene encoding flagellar export chaperone FliS produces MRANIRRYQQVSRESGISTADNHQVIFMLLQGLLDSVAVTKGCILRKDIEGKAKSINKSINITSGLIDGINHKIHPEIGENFDALYRYIQVRLNDASLERSVEPLDEITELVTPIKDAWLNIPQAEKEKAESIRKQASGA; encoded by the coding sequence ATGAGAGCTAATATAAGACGTTATCAGCAAGTCAGCCGAGAAAGTGGTATTTCTACTGCTGATAACCACCAAGTGATTTTTATGTTGTTACAGGGGTTATTAGATTCTGTAGCGGTAACAAAAGGCTGTATTTTACGTAAAGATATTGAAGGTAAAGCCAAATCTATTAATAAATCAATTAATATTACATCTGGTCTGATCGATGGTATTAACCATAAGATTCATCCCGAGATTGGTGAAAACTTTGATGCGCTTTATCGTTATATACAAGTGCGTTTAAATGATGCGTCATTAGAGCGTTCAGTTGAACCGCTAGATGAAATCACAGAATTAGTCACACCGATTAAAGATGCATGGTTAAACATTCCTCAAGCGGAAAAAGAAAAAGCGGAATCGATTCGCAAGCAAGCTAGCGGTGCTTAA